TCACTTCGCGAATAGAAATAGCCGCTCCACCGCGTGTATTACCATCCAACATAGTCAGGATAGTTCCTGTGACGGCAATACGCTTATTGAACTCTGCTGCTACATTGACAGCATCTTGTCCAGTTGTGGCATTGGCTACAAAAAGAATTTCGTCTGGTTTCAAAACCTCTTTGATTTTTTCTAACTGCACCATTAGTTCATCATCGATATGCAGACGTCCCGCCGTATCGACGATAAGAAGATCGTGCTCTCCTTCTTTAGCCTGCTTCAAAGCCGCTTTCGCTACGCTTACCGGATCTTTTTCTCCAGCTAAAGAAAAGACAGGCACTCCAATTTGTTGACCTAGGGTTTTCAACTGCTCGATCGCAGCTGGCCTTTGAAGATCGCAAGCAGCTAGTAAAGGAGTTTTACATTCTCCTTTCTTCTTCAAATATTTGGCCAGTTTTGCACAGTGCGTTGTTTTTCCAGAGCCTTGCAAACCACATACCATCAAAACAGCAGGCGAGCCTTTTAAATGCAGCCCTTCCTCCTGCTTGCCCATTAAAGCCACCAATTCATCATGCACAATCTTAATGAACTGCTGTCCAGGCGTGACGGATTTGATGAGCAGCTCGCCCACCGCTTTTTCCTTCAATCGCTTAACAAGCGTTTTGGTCACTCCATAGTTGACATCGGCTTCGAGTAAAGCCAAGCGCACTTCATTGACAGCTTCAGAAATATTTTCTTCAGTCAATTTCTTCTTGCCAGTCAAGCTAGAAAATACACTCTGCAGCTTTGTCGTTAATGTCCCTAGCATGAAATCACCTATCCACTTTTAGACCCTATACTCAAACTGAGATGGTTTAGATTCAAATCCTTTCCCCTATTAGGCAAGCTAAAATCGCGGGACAATATTGAGTGAATATGCCCCGCGATTTTAGTTTGCCTACTAAAGAGAAACACTTTCGAATCTAAGCCATTATGAATTTTGAGAACAGGTTCTTCGGCTTAAATTCATAAATGAAAATAGAATACTCAAAAAATCATTCATTTTCAAGGAAAAAGAAGCGATTATGCCCCGCCCAATCATTTTCTAAATGTTGATTTTTCCAAGGAGGGCTTTTAAAAAGCGCTTGAACCGCTTCCCCTTGATTGTAGCCAATCTCAAACCAAACCTTGCTATGAGGGTGGAGATAAACCGGCAGCTCCTTGGCCAGCCTTTCATAAAATTCTATTCCCGACACGCCTCCTAACAGGGCAAGCTTGGGCTCAAACTCACGTACGTCGGGATCCAATTGTTCAAATTCCTGCTCGGATATATAAGGCGGATTGCAAACAAAAAAATGCGTTTTTTGCCCTTGAAAGGGAGTTAATAAATCTCCCTGCAAGCAGACAACATCCTCTTTATTTTCATTGGCATTATAAGATGCCAGTTCCAGAGCTTCTTTGGATTGATCCGCCAATACGACTTGCAAAAGAGGAAAGCGTTTTTTCAAGGCAATCCCTATGCATCCCGATCCGCAACAGACATCCCACAATGTTTTTCCCCTAAGGTCTTCTTTAGACAGGATATGCACGATTTTATCGACGAGGATTTCCGTTTCCTGCCGCGGAATCAAAACAGAAGGATTGACATGGATCAAGCAGTTATAAAACTCAATTGTTCCCTTAATATAAGCCAAGGGTTCCCCCTTTAAACGCCTAGCCAAATAAGCCTGGCAATTCGCCCACTCCTCACTCTTTAGAGGGTGTCGGCTATTGATATATAGGGACAATCGATCACAAGAGAGGACATCGCACAGGATTTCTTCAGCCTGGCGGCGCGCATAAGGAATTGAAGCAGCCTTTTCTAGTGCATGCGTTAAAATCTGCAATGCCTCAGCAATCACTTTCATTCCTCTTCGGAACCCTTCAATTTTTCCTGATGAAAATACGCCACCAAAGCCGATGTAATTTCGTCCAAGTCCCCTTCCATGACCTGATCCAAATTATATTTAGTCAGGTTGATGCGGTGGTCGGTAATGCGATTCTGCGGAAAATTATAGGTACGAATGCGTTCTGAGCGGTCTCCCGATCCAACCTGCATTGCCCGCGCGCTCGCCATGGCTTGTTGTTTTTTTTGCTGTTCGATCTCAGCTATTTTCGCTTTTAACAGGCGCATCGCTTTGTCTTTGTTCTTATGCTGACTGCGCTCTTCTTGACAATATACGACAATTCCAGAGGGGATATGGGTGATGCGGACGGCGCTATCTGTCGTATTGACGTGCTGGCCTCCCGCTCCTGAAGAGCGATAGGTATCGATTCGCAAATCCTTATCGTCTAAATTGACTTCTTCATTTTCATCGGGTTCAGGCAAAACAGCAACAGTAATAGCAGAAGTGTGTACGCGTCCTTGCGCTTCTGTCTCGGGAACGCGCTGCACGCGATGAGTCCCGGCCTCATATTGAAGGAAGCGGTGGACATTCGGCCCCACTAAAACCATGATATATTCTTTAAATCCACCCAAATCGGAAGGCGTGCAGGATAAAAGCTCATAACGCCACCCGCTGCGGTCGGCATACAGCTTATACATGCGGACGCAGTCGCCTACAAAGAGAGCCGCTTCATCTCCGCCTGTTCCCGCTCGCAATTCCAAAATAGACGGGCGATGATCAAGAGGATCGGGCGGCACTAATAGATTTTCAATCTTCGCTTGCAAATCCTCCACCCGCTTTTCCAATTGCTGAATATCTTCTCTTAATATTTCAGCAAATTCAGCGTCTTTTTCAATTTTGAGCAGCTCTTCATTATCCACGACTTGCTGTTGCAAACGTTTTTTTTCTTCCCATGCCGCTTTTAGTTCGTTTAAATAAGCATGCTCTTGAGTTAAAGCCCGGTATTTTTTTTGATCATCATACACATGAGGCTGCCCTAGCACTTCCTCGACTTCTGATAAACGTTCTAGAAGCTGTTGCACTTTTTTTTCCATGGCAGATCTTCTTTATGTAAATGAAATTAATGAATGCATATGTCGATTAAAAAAATTAGACAAGCCAAAGCAAAAGAGAATATTAAGCGTGGGCTACGTTAAATGAAAATAAAGAGACTCCTGCTTTTCAAAAGCCTCTTTAAGATCAATTGCTCTAACGCTTTTTAGCCGCTTTAACAGCAGGTTTCTTTTCAGATTCTTGTTTGCCGCTGTCATTGGATTCTTGCTGATCAGCTCCAGCTTCTTTCTTGCGCTCAAAACGCTTCTTAAACTTCTCAACACGCCCTTCTGAGTCTACAAGCTGCTTGCTGCCTGTGAAAAAGGGGTGAGAAGAAGAAGAAATAGAAAGATAGCTAACAGGGTATTCGACACCGTTGAAAACTTCTTTTGCTTCTGTTTGTAAAGTAGATCCGCACACAAATCGATGGCCAGAGGCGGAATCGACAAATAAAACTTGCTGATAAGGCGGATGTGCATTCTTCTTCATTATAGGACTCCTCAAGAGATACGTTAATTAAAATATCTATTCACTCTTTAAAACTTTATTGACTAGATGAAAACCCATTATGATAAGGCTTTCTTCTAAAAAAAACAACCATTTTTATAAATAGGTAAGGGAAAACCTCGATAAGCCGAACGGCTTCTCGACAAATCGAATTAAATTAAATAACAATTATTAATTGTTTACCTAAAAGCTATTATAGTCAATCAAGGTTTAAATTATCATATATTTTTTAGGAATAAAGCTAGGGAAGCGGGAAAGGCAAGCCCTCGGATTAAGTCTATTTAGATGTTTAGTACAAGGTTATTTTAAGACT
The nucleotide sequence above comes from Candidatus Protochlamydia phocaeensis. Encoded proteins:
- the prfA gene encoding peptide chain release factor 1 is translated as MEKKVQQLLERLSEVEEVLGQPHVYDDQKKYRALTQEHAYLNELKAAWEEKKRLQQQVVDNEELLKIEKDAEFAEILREDIQQLEKRVEDLQAKIENLLVPPDPLDHRPSILELRAGTGGDEAALFVGDCVRMYKLYADRSGWRYELLSCTPSDLGGFKEYIMVLVGPNVHRFLQYEAGTHRVQRVPETEAQGRVHTSAITVAVLPEPDENEEVNLDDKDLRIDTYRSSGAGGQHVNTTDSAVRITHIPSGIVVYCQEERSQHKNKDKAMRLLKAKIAEIEQQKKQQAMASARAMQVGSGDRSERIRTYNFPQNRITDHRINLTKYNLDQVMEGDLDEITSALVAYFHQEKLKGSEEE
- the prmC gene encoding peptide chain release factor N(5)-glutamine methyltransferase, whose protein sequence is MKVIAEALQILTHALEKAASIPYARRQAEEILCDVLSCDRLSLYINSRHPLKSEEWANCQAYLARRLKGEPLAYIKGTIEFYNCLIHVNPSVLIPRQETEILVDKIVHILSKEDLRGKTLWDVCCGSGCIGIALKKRFPLLQVVLADQSKEALELASYNANENKEDVVCLQGDLLTPFQGQKTHFFVCNPPYISEQEFEQLDPDVREFEPKLALLGGVSGIEFYERLAKELPVYLHPHSKVWFEIGYNQGEAVQALFKSPPWKNQHLENDWAGHNRFFFLENE
- the ffh gene encoding signal recognition particle protein, producing the protein MLGTLTTKLQSVFSSLTGKKKLTEENISEAVNEVRLALLEADVNYGVTKTLVKRLKEKAVGELLIKSVTPGQQFIKIVHDELVALMGKQEEGLHLKGSPAVLMVCGLQGSGKTTHCAKLAKYLKKKGECKTPLLAACDLQRPAAIEQLKTLGQQIGVPVFSLAGEKDPVSVAKAALKQAKEGEHDLLIVDTAGRLHIDDELMVQLEKIKEVLKPDEILFVANATTGQDAVNVAAEFNKRIAVTGTILTMLDGNTRGGAAISIREVTGKPLKFEGIGEKVDDIQLFNPNSMADRILGMGDTINLVKKAQEHLDEAEAQKLEQKIRTATFTYDDYLKQIQTVKKMGSIKSLLGMLPGMSQFPAMDFDEKEFFKVEAMILSMTRDERIEKCELITPRRKRIAQGSGTKIEDVNKLVKSFKQAKQFFKNMPNMKQLEKMLGGSLWR
- a CDS encoding type B 50S ribosomal protein L31, with translation MKKNAHPPYQQVLFVDSASGHRFVCGSTLQTEAKEVFNGVEYPVSYLSISSSSHPFFTGSKQLVDSEGRVEKFKKRFERKKEAGADQQESNDSGKQESEKKPAVKAAKKR